The genomic DNA GCAAGTTAAAGGACATGCCATAGAAGTACAGCATACAACATACTTCCACATGATTGAAGATACAAATCAGAAATTCATGTCAACAGTGCATCAAGTAAAAAGTAGTTTACAGCAACAAACCTCTTGAGTGTCTCTGCTGTTGGTCACTGGCTTGTTCTCATTGTTCTCTAAAATGATGTGCCGGAAGTTTGGGTTTGGAACATCTTTAATGATGTGCCACTTGACTGGGAAGCTCCCAGACCATTTATCCTGCTGCCAAAAATCCATATCTTTTTGAAAATCTACTGCTCCGGTCATTTCAGCAACTCCACAAAATTGACCACTAGCATTTACCTTATATTAAGAAAGAGTTGACTCCACTTAGTTGAAAGTAGGGAAAACTAATGACAGACTGTACTTATAGTAAGAGAAGTAGAAAAAGTTCTTACAGAGAAGAAGAGGAAAATAGGACAGCCTTTAGGCTCCTCTCCAGCTATTCTCCGAGCATCATCATAGGCAATATACAGCTTCCTGTTTCCATTAGGTGTGGATGACCACACATTATACTTGATACTCTTGTGCACGTCATCCTCACTGTATGATTTTATAACAAAAAACTTCGCATTCACATAGTCAAGTGAAAAATCGACCTTGTTATACAGATTTCTATCAATAATTACACTTCCTAGGGTATCACTTTCTCCAGCCACGCTTGTATAGGATTTTACGGCCAATTGGTTAGTTAATTTACTAGTTCTAGGGCCTCTATTCTGCTCGGAAGATACATCAGTATTTCCACTGCCACCACTAAATTTTGTCTCAAACTTATCTACCATGGTCTTCCTCTGAGCACTTGACCTTAAAGTAGACACGCCACTACCGGGCTGTGCAACTTTTACTTGGTTACGATTAGACCAAACCTTTTCTTGGGAAAGTTTATCAACCATTTGAGTGCCTCTGCCCTGTAGACATTAGAGAAAGACAAATTATAGGAAGTGATCCAGGAAAATAAAAAACCAATATTTAAACTACTAATGACCTGCCTGGAAAACATTTGACATGGATCCTGCATTGGAAAAACCATTTGATGCAACACCGCCATGAGTAAAAGATTGCTTGCTCGGTCCAACACTAATCCTTGACCCGCCAGATGTCCTCGTGAATGAGTTTCTCAGGTCAGAAGTAACTTTCGAAGGATTTATCTTAATGGCAGCAGAGGCTGAAGACAGGTTATGCTTAAAACCAGGGACATCATTCCTCGTGGAAATAGATGCTGCTGCATCAACGAACGCTTCATGAGTACTATTTGCGAATACATCTTGTCCTGGTTGGACAACCATAGGATAATAACCAGGTGTAGATACCGTGTTTTCATAGGAGGGAACTGTGTAGTACTGTTGTGACCCTCCGTGTGACCCATCCATGCCTATCATGGCACCGGGAATGTAAGGGTTATATGGG from Apium graveolens cultivar Ventura chromosome 5, ASM990537v1, whole genome shotgun sequence includes the following:
- the LOC141724727 gene encoding uncharacterized protein LOC141724727 isoform X1: MPQIKYIEGILSSKCIQQQEKKCSLLLPQPRLLSFIPPLLSFFTWWCCIPGMEVYNIPEHGLRDAYLIGSAESNPVLTSPLLDQFEGMYNSGASEFAVQQGFYHPSANNFGYISTGMESPSDWNDHQRIFGLVGQEIQYAGSQTENIPYLYYTPGYGYSQTSYNPYNPYIPGAMIGMDGSHGGSQQYYTVPSYENTVSTPGYYPMVVQPGQDVFANSTHEAFVDAAASISTRNDVPGFKHNLSSASAAIKINPSKVTSDLRNSFTRTSGGSRISVGPSKQSFTHGGVASNGFSNAGSMSNVFQGRGTQMVDKLSQEKVWSNRNQVKVAQPGSGVSTLRSSAQRKTMVDKFETKFSGGSGNTDVSSEQNRGPRTSKLTNQLAVKSYTSVAGESDTLGSVIIDRNLYNKVDFSLDYVNAKFFVIKSYSEDDVHKSIKYNVWSSTPNGNRKLYIAYDDARRIAGEEPKGCPIFLFFSVNASGQFCGVAEMTGAVDFQKDMDFWQQDKWSGSFPVKWHIIKDVPNPNFRHIILENNENKPVTNSRDTQEVRYKKGMEMLKIFKQYTSKTSLLDDFMYYENRQKLQKQEKSRLTVRSYENSFILPHMEPPRKLNVVLNLPIKEDAELEKNNNGSNLEKAPISTNQVLGDKEVKATTKAFDTFVATNKGEEESGLLKIGSLSINPKKAGLKPVGGGGGAAAAVNSPVPVAETLTAKPLDVVTVGLMPVKVNGFSNSVGFMTVGTIPLDAGALNLNEGGLSANSASRKG
- the LOC141724727 gene encoding uncharacterized protein LOC141724727 isoform X2, with amino-acid sequence MPQIKYIEGILSSKCIQQQEKKCSLLLPQPRLLSFIPPLLSFFTWIGSAESNPVLTSPLLDQFEGMYNSGASEFAVQQGFYHPSANNFGYISTGMESPSDWNDHQRIFGLVGQEIQYAGSQTENIPYLYYTPGYGYSQTSYNPYNPYIPGAMIGMDGSHGGSQQYYTVPSYENTVSTPGYYPMVVQPGQDVFANSTHEAFVDAAASISTRNDVPGFKHNLSSASAAIKINPSKVTSDLRNSFTRTSGGSRISVGPSKQSFTHGGVASNGFSNAGSMSNVFQGRGTQMVDKLSQEKVWSNRNQVKVAQPGSGVSTLRSSAQRKTMVDKFETKFSGGSGNTDVSSEQNRGPRTSKLTNQLAVKSYTSVAGESDTLGSVIIDRNLYNKVDFSLDYVNAKFFVIKSYSEDDVHKSIKYNVWSSTPNGNRKLYIAYDDARRIAGEEPKGCPIFLFFSVNASGQFCGVAEMTGAVDFQKDMDFWQQDKWSGSFPVKWHIIKDVPNPNFRHIILENNENKPVTNSRDTQEVRYKKGMEMLKIFKQYTSKTSLLDDFMYYENRQKLQKQEKSRLTVRSYENSFILPHMEPPRKLNVVLNLPIKEDAELEKNNNGSNLEKAPISTNQVLGDKEVKATTKAFDTFVATNKGEEESGLLKIGSLSINPKKAGLKPVGGGGGAAAAVNSPVPVAETLTAKPLDVVTVGLMPVKVNGFSNSVGFMTVGTIPLDAGALNLNEGGLSANSASRKG